The following are encoded together in the Bactrocera neohumeralis isolate Rockhampton chromosome 6, APGP_CSIRO_Bneo_wtdbg2-racon-allhic-juicebox.fasta_v2, whole genome shotgun sequence genome:
- the LOC126762306 gene encoding N-acetylgalactosaminyltransferase 4: MFLKLSGLRIKIHRKHTLLQVFLICVILISIYQLHTRRNGVQETQSKADNGGRVEWRDWHDYVAIARDAEREGIGEQGRPAALPSGYDKEVVAASWQVYGFNALLSEQISVERAVPDFRHSRCLSMTYYKVLPKTSIIIVHRNEHPSVLQRTLHSLWNRTPHELLHELILVDDFSTSPPFEASLEQKLLTKFGTKLKILKLSVHQGLIRARVAGARLATGEALVFLDAHVEATHNWLPPLLQPIVDNPQASTTPNIDIIDYDTFEYIEGTPARGGFDWNFVYVELPLLPEEQAALPAPHNNPVMNGGLFAIGAKFFWHLGAYDEALEVWGGEQFELSFKIWMCGGRLLEVPCSRFGHLYRDGKFAVKYTNGTDDYQGKNFKRVALVWLDEYQDVLYKYNPELVQIDVGDVSKRRALRERLQCKPFKWFLDTIAPDLVRKYPPFAPPNYASGAIQSVAAPQLCLDLMQLPVENPIGVLRPCSSNLKNPIDSQNWQLTFHRHLQQEKDYCLEVQSNEPNAFIWLWLCHYEGGNQFWYYDHQSQLLMQGEPWTERRCLEANVNSRRLYMNICDSSNVNMKWNFGLVNQSLLDNFFEGLQANEEMK; the protein is encoded by the exons ATGTTCCTCAAATTATCAGGTCTTCGCATAAAAATCCATAGAAAACACACACTTCTTCAAGTGTTCTTGATCTGCGTTATTTTGATTAGTATTTATCAGCTTCATACCCGTCGAAATGGAGTTCAAGAAACGCAGTCGAAGGCGGATAATGGAGGGCGTGTGGAGTGGCGAGATTGGCACGACTATGTCGCTATAGCACGCGATGCCGAGCGCGAGGGAATAGGTGAGCAAGGTCGGCCGGCAGCTTTACCAAGTGGCTATGACAAGGAAGTAGTCGCTGCAAGTTGGCAAGTTTACGGCTTCAACGCTTTGTTATCTGAACAAATTTCAGTTGAGCGAGCGGTGCCCGATTTCCGTCACTCGCG TTGTCTCAGCATGACCTACTACAAAGTGCTACCCAAAACGAGTATAATTATAGTGCATCGCAACGAACACCCATCGGTGCTGCAGCGCACGCTGCACAGCCTTTGGAACCGGACACCGCACGAGCTGTTGCACGAGCTCATTTTAGTGGACGATTTCAGCACATCTCCACCCTTCGAGGCCTCGCTAGAGCAGAAATTattgacaaaatttggtacgaaACTGAAAATACTGAAACTATCGGTACATCAGGGATTAATAAGAGCGCGTGTTGCTGGTGCGCGTTTGGCGACCGGGGAAGCGTTGGTATTCCTTGACGCACATGTAGAGGCCACGCACAATTGGTTGCCGCCCTTGTTGCAACCGATTGTGGACAATCCACAAGCCAGTACCACGCCGAATATAGACATAATTGATTACGACACCTTCGAGTATATAGAAGGGACACCTGCACGTGGGGGATTCGATTGGAATTTCGTTTACGTCGAATTACCGCTGCTACCTGAAGAGCAGGCGGCACTTCCAGCCCCACACAATAATCCAGTTATGAATGGTGGACTCTTTGCCATAGGTGCGAAGTTCTTCTGGCATTTAGGTGCTTACGACGAGGCTTTGGAAGTATGGGGGGGAGAGCAATTCGAACTCAGTTTTAAGATTTGGATGTGCGGCGGTCGTTTATTGGAAGTTCCCTGTTCGCGATTTGGCCACCTCTACCGTGACGGAAAGTTTGCCGTCAAATACACTAATGGTACGGACGATTATCAGGGAAAG AATTTCAAGCGCGTCGCATTAGTTTGGTTGGATGAATATCAAGATGTACTTTATAAGTACAATCCCGAGCTCGTCCAAATTGATGTGGGAGATGTAAGCAAAAGACGAGCTTTACGTGAACGCCTTCAATGCAAGCCCTTTAAGTGGTTTCTCGACACCATAGCTCCAGATTTGGTTAGGAAGTATCCACcattcgcaccgcctaattacgCATCTGGTGCCATACAAAGCGTTGCCGCTCCCCAACTTTGCTTGGATCTAATGCAGCTTCCAGTGGAGAATCCGATAGGTGTTCTACGACCCTGCTCATCGAATCTCAAAAACCCAATTGACTCACAAAACTGGCAACTCACTTTTCATCGTCATCTGCAACAGGAAAAGGATTATTGTTTGGAAGTACAATCTAATGAACCGAATGCTTTCATTTGGCTGTGGCTATGCCATTACGAAGGGGGTAATCAGTTTTGGTATTATGACCACCAATCACAGCTACTGATGCAAGGCGAGCCCTGGACGGAGCGCAGATGTTTGGAGGCGAATGTTAACTCTCGTCGGTTATACATGAATATCTGTGATTCCAGTAATGTAAATATGAAATGGAACTTTGGTTTAGTGAATCAGTCGTTGCTGGATAATTTTTTTGAGGGATTACAAGCGAATGAGGAAATGAAGTAG